The Thunnus thynnus chromosome 2, fThuThy2.1, whole genome shotgun sequence genome includes a region encoding these proteins:
- the foxn4 gene encoding forkhead box protein N4: MSVQRHHTSQEMIEGGITSRMSGIIENAGHHPSPQDYRLLTTDPSQLREEDLPGDLQSLSWLTSVDVPRLQQMVDSRGHSNGPSQGSLLEQQTAQLNNMTMTAGQGSMLHLQSNMQHSPLGISIINTHSGSMSPFSMNGLPSPGYQCPTSVYQPTPQQVYSLTQTGQQCSTGGLYSNVSFNNQSLFTQPRLAPQDQELQPKSFPKPIYSYSCLIAMALKNSKTGSLPVSEIYSFMKEHFPYFKTAPDGWKNSVRHNLSLNKCFEKVENKTSSSSRKGCLWALNPAKIDKMEEEMQKWKRKDLPAIRRSMANPDELDKLITDRPENCRRKTIEPGMTRLPSCPTGLPLPVPAQMQPQPIVTLSLPCLPMHQHHQLQAQLQAQARLAPMSPAPAQTPPLHTVPDLSHSPLTQQASKPPDDFYSVHGDTHTEVDALDPSIMDFALQGNLWEEMKDDSFNLDALGTFSNSPLRLSDCDLGTANLPPASSGANLPLSDVQVTGLYTSYTSQDHLSSQYMGTPATSKPIALL; this comes from the exons ATGTCCGTACAGAGGCACCACACATCCCAGGAAATGATAGAAGGTGGAATTACATCCAGGATGTCAGGAATAATTGAAAATGCTGGGCATCATCCGTCTCCACAAGACTACAG GCTTCTGACCACGGACCCCTCCCAGCTGAGGGAGGAGGACCTCCCTGGGGACCTGCAGTCTCTGTCATGGCTCACCTCTGTGGATGTGCCCCGACTACAGCAGATGGTTGATAGTCGAGGCCACAGTAACGGGCCCTCCCAGGGCAGCTTGTTGGAGCAACAGACAG CTCAGCTGAACAACATGACGATGACGGCGGGTCAGGGCTCCATGCTCCACCTCCAGAGCAACATGCAGCACAGCCCCCTGGGAATCAGCATCATCAACACCCACAGCGGAAGT ATGTCTCCATTCTCCATGAATGGGCTGCCCTCACCTGGATACCAGTGCCCTACCTCAGTCTACCAGCCCACACCCCAGCAGGTGTACTCTCTAACCCAAACTGGACAACAG TGTTCAACTGGTGGGCTTTATAGCAATGTCTCTTTCAACAACCAAAGTCTGTTTACGCAACCTCGCCTGGCTCCACAAGACCAGGAGCTGCAGCCCAAGTCTTTTCCCAAGCCAATCTACTCCTACAG CTGTTTGATTGCCATGGCTCTGAAGAACAGCAAAACTGGCAGCCTCCCAGTCAGTGAGATCTATAGCTTTATGAAGGAACACTTTCCTTATTTCAAG ACTGCACCGGATGGATGGAAGAACTCAGTCAGACACAATCTGTCCTTAAACAAATGCTTTGAGAAAGTGGAGAACAAGACGAGCAGCTCTTCCCGTAAAGGCTGTCTATGGGCGCTGAACCCTGCCAAAATAGAcaagatggaggaagagatgCAGAAGTGGAAACGCAAGGATCTCCCAGCCATCCGCCGCAGCATGGCTAATCCTG ATGAGTTGGACAAACTGATCACAGACCGCCCCGAGAACTGCAGACGAAAGACTATAGAGCCGGGCATGACACGGCTGCCCAGCTGTCCAACTGGCCTCCCGCTGCCAGTCCCGGCCCAGATGCAGCCCCAGCCTATAGTCACCCTCTCCCTGCCGTGTTTACCCATGCACCAGCACCACCAGCTTCAGGCCCAGCTCCAGGCTCAGGCCCGCCTGGCCCCTATGTCCCCTGCTCCAGCCCAGACACCCCCCCTCCACACAGTCCCTGACCTTTCCCACAGTCCCCTCACCCAGCAGGCCAGCAAGCCGCCAGACGATTTCTACAGTGTGCATGGTGATACTCACACAGAGGTGGACGCGCTGGATCCCAGCATCATGGACTTTGCCCTTCAAG GTAATCTGTGGGAAGAAATGAAGGACGACAGCTTTAACCTGGATGCTTTGGGTACCTTCAGTAACTCGCCCCTCCGACTATCAGACTGTGACTTGGGAACGGCCAACCTGCCTCCTGCCTCCAGCGGAGCAAACCTGCCGCTGTCAGATGTGCAAGTGACGGGCCTCTACACCTCTTACACCTCCCAGGATCACCTCTCTTCCCAGTACATGGGCACACCAGCCACCAGCAAGCCCATCGCCCTGCTTTAA
- the myo1ha gene encoding unconventional myosin-Ih: protein MKLVAQGQLDMEGALTARDRVGIQDFVLLDETTEPAFLSNLKKRFSKDLIYTYIGTSIVSVNPYKDLDIYNKKQMDLYMGVNFFELPPHIYALADNAYHTMLTELNNHFILISGESGAGKTEASKKILQYYAVSCPSTTLLNTVRDKMLMSNPVLEAFGNAKTLKNDNSSRFGKYMDIQFDSEGDAVGGHILNYLLEKSRVVHQNHGERNFHIFYQLVEGGDEDLLHQLGLERDCQHYNYLTQGECAIVPSINDKNDWNTVKNALQVININEINTNHLFGIIASVLHLGNVQFDPDSKGHATLNNNAELRWVSNLLGVDAHSLQEGLTYRKIEAKKDQVFSPFTIDHAIYARDALAKAMYGHTFTWLVSRINESMENKDHSRKTVIGLLDIYGFEVFYVNSFEQFCINYCNEKLQQLFIQLTLKAEQEEYEAEDIEWEPVQFFNNKIICDLVEEKHRGIISILDEECLRPGDATDLTFLERLEEKMGNHPHFVTHKLADKMTRKTLERGDFRLLHYAGEVTYCVVGFLDKNNDLLYRNIKDLMCQSKNAIVRECFSCVDPDSRRRPETVATQFKSSLLKLTEILVAKEAWYIRCLKSNESKQPGQFDEALIRHQVKYLGLMEHLRVRRAGFAYRRKYEVFLKRYKPLCPATWPHWRGEPADGVEVLVQHLGYFPDEYKMGRTKIFIRHPRTLYATEDAYEKCKHELATRLQAKYKGYKAKGEFRKQKEAATKIETCWRGVQARKERDRRAWAVKVIKKFIKGYMTRGQAKSADNSEYLAFVRQNFLNRLKLNLPKTVLDKTTWLTPPHVLIETSEILRKLYYRLMVRKYVRGITPQKKAQLQLKFITSSIFKGKKESYPQSVAQPFVDTRISEQDINMRVLQMIRNEQIKYSVPVIKYDRNGFKPRPRQLVLTQTAAYLIEEAKIKQRVLYTSLKGISVSNLTDGTIVFHITCEDPKQKGDLVMQCDHLFEFLTKLSVIVNKQNAIKVVQGSIKIEIQAGKESAVDFSIGQEPMVYKAKNGHLMVVATRARTR, encoded by the exons ATGAAACTTGTTGCACAGGGTCAGCTGGACATGGAGGGTGCCCTGACTGCCAGGGACCGGGTTGGCATTCAGGACTTTGTCCTCCTGGATGAAACCACAGAGCCGGCCTTCCTCAGCAACCTCAAGAAACGCTTCAGCAAGGATCTCATCTAT ACCTACATTGGCACTTCGATAGTGTCAGTCAACCCCTACAAAGATCTGGATATCTACAATAAGAAACAGATGGATCTATACATGGGTGTCAACTTTTTTGAGCTTCCACCACACAT CTACGCCTTGGCAGACAACGCCTACCACACCATGCTGACAGAGTTAAACAATCACTTCATCCTCATATCTGGCGAGAGCGGTGCGGGGAAGACGGAGGCCTCCAAGAAGATTCTGCAGTATTATGCTGTCAGCTGTCCGAGCACCACTCTACTTAACACTGTCAGGGACAAAATGCTCATGTCCAACCCTGTCCTGGAG GCTTTTGGGAAcgccaaaacactgaaaaatgacaaCTCGAGTCGGTTTGGGAAGTATATGGACATTCAGTTTGACAGCGAG GGGGATGCTGTTGGAGGACATATCCTGAACTACCTGCTGGAGAAGTCGAGGGTTGTGCATCAGAATCACGGGGAGAGAAACTTCCACATCTTCTACCAGCTGGTGGAGGGAGGGGATGAGGACCTGCTGCACCAGCTGGGCCTGGAGAGAGATTGCCAGCATTACAACTATCTAACGCAA GGAGAGTGTGCCATCGTGCCTTCtattaatgacaaaaatgacTGGAACACTGTCAAAAATGCACTGCAAGTCATCAACATCAATGAGATTAACACTAAT CACTTGTTCGGGATCATTGCAAGCGTTCTCCACTTAGGAAATGTCCAGTTTGACCCTGACAGTAAAGGCCATGCCACCTTGAACAACAACGCAGAGTTGCGCTGGGTctcaaat CTACTTGGAGTTGATGCTCACAGTCTTCAAGAGGGACTAACATACAGAAAGATAGAAGCCAAAAAAGATCAG GTCTTCAGTCCGTTCACAATCGATCACGCCATCTATGCCAGAGATGCACTGGCCAAAGCCATGTATGGGCACACCTTCACCTGGCTGGTCAGCAGGATCAACGAGTCCATGGAGAACAAG GACCATTCAAGGAAGACTGTGATAGGGCTTTTGGACATATATGGTTTTGAggttttttatgtaaacag TTTTGAGCAGTTCTGTATAAACTACTGCaatgagaagctgcagcagctttttATCCAGCTGACACTTAAGGCCGAGCAGGAAGAATATGAAGCAGAGGATATTGAG TGGGAGCCTGTGCAGTTCTTCAACAACAAGATAATCTGCGACCTCGTTGAGGAGAAACACAGAGGGATCATATCAATACTG GATGAGGAGTGTCTCAGGCCGGGAGACGCCACAGATCTAACCTTCCTGGAGAGACTGGAAGAGAAGATGGGAAATCACCCTCACTTTGTCAC GCACAAACTGGCTGACAAAATGACACGTAAGACTCTGGAGAGGGGAGATTTTCGTCTGCTGCATTATGCTGGGGAGGTCACCTACTGTGTTGTGG gTTTTCTGGACAAAAATAACGACCTGTTATATAGAAACATAAAAGAT CTGATGTGTCAGTCTAAAAACGCCATAGTCAGAGAATGCTTCTCCTGCGTGGATCCAGACAGCAGGCGACGACCAGAAACA gTGGCGACCCAGTTTAAGAGCAGCCTGCTGAAGCTGACAGAGATCCTTGTGGCTAAAGAGGCCTGGTACATACGCTGTCTTAAATCCAATGAGTCCAAGCAGCCAG ggcaatTTGATGAAGCACTGATCAGGCACCAGGTGAAGTATCTGGGCCTGATGGAGCACCTCAGAGTCAGACGTGCTGGTTTTGCTTACAGACGCAAATATGAGGTCTTTTTAAAGAG ATATAAACCTCTGTGTCCAGCCACCTGGCCACACTGGAGAGGAGAGCCTGCTGATGGAGTTGAAGTGCTGGTTCAACATCTGGGCTACTTTCCAGATGAGTATAAAATGGGACG AACCAAAATATTCATCCGTCATCCGAGGACACTTTACGCCACAGAGGATGCTTATGAGAAATGTAAACATGAACTGG CAACAAGACTTCAGGCCAAATACAAAGGATACAAGGCAAAGGGAGAattcagaaaacagaaagaagctg CCACTAAGATTGAAACCTGCTGGAGAGGAGTGCAGGCtaggaaggagagagacaggagagcCTGGGCGGTGAAAGTCATCAAGAA ATTTATCAAAGGCTACATGACCAGAGGGCAAGCGAAAAGCGCAGATAACTCAGAGTATCTGGCCTTTGTGAGACAGAATTTCCTGAACAGGCTTAAACTCAATCTGCCAAAAACAGTTTTGGACAAAACCACCTGGCTAACTCCACCACATGTGCTGATAGAG ACATCAGAAATACTGCGTAAGCTTTACTACCGTCTTATGGTGCGGAAGTATGTGAGAGGAATCACACCCCAAAAGAAAGCACAG CTTCAACTGAAGTTTATTACCAGCTCCATCTTCAAGGGGAAAAAGGAAAGCTATCCACAAAGTGTCGCTCAACCTTTTGTGGACACCAGAATCA GTGAACAAGACATAAACATGAGGGTCCTGCAGATGATTCGCAACGAGCAGATCAAG taCAGCGTCCCGGTGATTAAATATGACAGGAATGGTTTCAAACCGAGGCCGCGACAGCTCGTTCTCACCCAGACGGCTGCCTACCTGATAGAGGAAGCAAAGATCAAACAGAGAGTGTTGTACACCTCTCTCAAGG GTATTTCGGTCAGTAACTTGACAGATGGCACCATTGTGTTCCACATAACATGTGAGGACCCTAAACAGAAG GGGGATCTGGTGATGCAGTGTGACCACCTGTTTGAGTTTTTGACCAAACTCAGCGTCATTGTGAACAAACAGAATGCGATCAAAGTGGTTCAGGGCAG CATCAAGATTGAAATCCAGGCAGGGAAAGAGAGTGCCGTGGACTTCAGCATTGGTCAGGAGCCAATGGTATACAAGGCCAAGAACGGACACCTCATGGTG GTCGCCACTCGGGCTCGGACACGGTAA